Proteins encoded within one genomic window of Jiangella mangrovi:
- the metK gene encoding methionine adenosyltransferase: MSLRLFTSESVTEGHPDKICDQISDAVLDALLKDDPNSRVAVESMVTTGLVHVAGEVTTQGYADIPGIVRETILGIGYDSSTKGFDGYSCGVSVSIGSQSQDIAQGVDSAYEHRVEGDLDPLDLQGAGDQGLMFGYASDETPELMPLPIIVAHRLAQRLSEVRRSGAVPYLRPDGKTQVTIEYDGDRPVRLDTVVVSTQHAANIDLEQLLTPDIANQVVKPVLESFELDDHDFRLLVNPTGRFEIGGPMGDAGLTGRKIIIDTYGGMARHGGGAFSGKDPSKVDRSGAYAMRWVAKNVVAAGLAKRCEVQVAYAIGKAEPVGLFLESFGTETVPVDRIADAVKQVFDLRPAAIIRDLDLKRPIYAQTAAYGHFGRELPDFTWERTDRVDALRAAAG; this comes from the coding sequence TTGTCTCTACGTCTGTTCACATCCGAATCCGTCACCGAGGGTCATCCAGACAAGATCTGCGACCAGATCAGTGACGCCGTGCTCGACGCGCTGCTGAAGGACGACCCGAACAGCCGGGTCGCCGTCGAGTCCATGGTCACCACCGGCCTGGTCCACGTGGCCGGCGAGGTGACCACGCAGGGCTATGCCGACATCCCGGGCATCGTCCGCGAGACCATCCTCGGCATCGGCTACGACTCGTCCACGAAGGGCTTCGACGGCTACTCGTGTGGCGTGTCGGTGTCCATCGGGTCGCAGTCGCAGGACATCGCGCAGGGTGTGGACTCCGCGTACGAGCATCGCGTCGAGGGCGACCTCGACCCGCTGGACCTGCAGGGGGCGGGCGACCAGGGGCTGATGTTCGGCTACGCGAGCGACGAGACGCCCGAGCTGATGCCGTTGCCGATCATCGTCGCGCACCGGCTGGCGCAGCGGCTGTCCGAGGTGCGCCGCTCGGGTGCGGTGCCGTACCTACGGCCCGACGGCAAGACGCAGGTGACCATCGAGTACGACGGCGACCGCCCGGTCCGCCTCGACACCGTGGTGGTGTCGACGCAGCACGCGGCGAACATCGACCTCGAGCAGCTGCTGACGCCGGACATCGCCAACCAGGTCGTGAAGCCGGTCCTCGAGTCGTTCGAGCTCGACGACCACGACTTCCGGCTGCTGGTCAACCCGACCGGCCGGTTCGAGATCGGCGGACCCATGGGCGACGCCGGCCTCACCGGACGGAAGATCATCATCGACACCTACGGCGGCATGGCCCGCCACGGTGGCGGCGCGTTCAGCGGCAAGGACCCGTCCAAGGTCGACCGCTCGGGCGCCTACGCCATGCGCTGGGTGGCGAAGAACGTCGTCGCGGCGGGGCTGGCCAAGCGGTGCGAGGTGCAGGTCGCCTACGCCATCGGCAAGGCCGAGCCGGTGGGCCTGTTCCTCGAGAGCTTCGGCACCGAGACCGTCCCGGTCGACCGCATCGCCGACGCCGTCAAGCAGGTGTTCGACCTGCGGCCGGCGGCGATCATCCGCGACCTCGACCTCAAGCGGCCCATCTACGCGCAGACCGCCGCCTACGGCCACTTCGGCCGCGAGCTGCCGGACTTCACCTGGGAGCGCACCGACCGCGTCGACGCGCTGCGGGCGGCCGCCGGCTGA
- a CDS encoding Gfo/Idh/MocA family protein: MSRAGVGVIGAGTISNQYLQHLTSFPDLDVRIVGDLLEDKAKEQATAFGVPRAGSPADVLADPDVEIVVNLTIPAAHAEVSLAALEAGKHVWTEKPFALDLATARTLLDTANTAGLRIGSAPDTFLGAGLQTARRMIERGDIGVPLGGLTLFEVPGPVDDHKNLEVLLSTGAGPLWDMGPYYLTALVQSLGPVASVVGMGRIARPVRTLLVGPKTGQEFAVQVPTHVSLLAEFESGATSTTVLSWDSPHRRVGHVEIVGTEATLSIPDPNHFDGALAIRRKGDDEWTTVAAEGPVAGRGLGALDLIRSARAGVPHRASGELAYHVTDVMAAATESIEQGVRVAVDSTVESAPAFGEDWDPYAATL, translated from the coding sequence ATGAGCCGGGCGGGCGTCGGCGTCATCGGCGCGGGCACCATCAGCAACCAGTACCTGCAGCACCTGACCAGTTTCCCCGACCTCGACGTCCGCATCGTCGGCGACCTGCTCGAGGACAAGGCGAAGGAGCAGGCGACGGCGTTCGGCGTGCCGCGCGCGGGCAGCCCGGCCGACGTGCTCGCGGACCCCGACGTCGAGATCGTCGTCAACCTCACGATCCCGGCCGCGCACGCCGAGGTCTCGCTGGCGGCGCTCGAGGCGGGCAAGCACGTGTGGACGGAGAAGCCGTTCGCCCTGGACCTGGCAACGGCCCGCACGCTCCTCGACACGGCGAACACCGCGGGCCTGCGCATCGGCAGCGCCCCCGACACGTTCCTCGGCGCCGGCCTGCAGACCGCCCGCCGCATGATCGAGCGCGGCGACATCGGCGTGCCGCTCGGCGGGCTCACGCTGTTCGAGGTCCCCGGCCCGGTCGACGACCACAAGAACCTCGAGGTGCTGCTCTCGACCGGTGCCGGCCCGCTGTGGGACATGGGCCCGTACTACCTGACGGCGCTGGTCCAGAGCCTGGGCCCGGTCGCGTCGGTCGTCGGCATGGGCCGCATCGCCCGCCCGGTCCGCACCCTGCTGGTCGGCCCGAAGACCGGCCAGGAGTTCGCCGTCCAGGTCCCCACGCACGTCAGCCTGCTCGCCGAGTTCGAGTCCGGCGCGACATCGACGACGGTGCTCAGCTGGGACTCCCCGCACCGCCGCGTCGGCCACGTCGAGATCGTCGGCACCGAGGCGACGCTCTCCATCCCCGACCCCAACCACTTCGACGGCGCGCTGGCGATCCGCCGCAAGGGCGACGACGAGTGGACGACGGTGGCAGCCGAGGGTCCCGTGGCGGGTCGCGGCCTCGGCGCGCTCGACCTGATCCGATCGGCCCGGGCCGGCGTGCCGCACCGCGCGTCGGGCGAGCTGGCGTACCACGTCACCGACGTCATGGCGGCGGCGACGGAGTCGATCGAGCAGGGCGTCCGGGTCGCCGTCGACAGCACCGTCGAGTCGGCCCCCGCGTTCGGCGAGGACTGGGACCCCTACGCCGCGACCCTCTGA
- a CDS encoding serine hydrolase domain-containing protein, with translation MRRLKTLSALSAALVLPVAATPAAAGSAMSAAVDGDLDVAWLEESLAALGAAGPQAVVVEVRDGEQVWSAATGDRDPFAPAPHDDPAEPTDLVRVGSVTKSMIVTVVLQLVAEGRLSLDDAVADHLPGVLPYDEPITVRQLLGHTSGVPNHFPLLYPSLAQGSAEDLVRNQHAYFRPPALVEFATRGPLDFAPGAHYWYSNTGYAVIGLLVEELTGQPIEDELERRVFEPAGLTDTTFPRHGTRWPGEHPDGFFATGDPAEPYVETTQMSASQFWAAGAVVSTTADTNRFFRAMFDGTLLPEGLLAEARTLTPQSEGTYGLGIQAVAAPCEPIGDGGLAFGHTGGTFGHSTYAFSSPDGERQVSVVLSIDDQLAPSEERALALNELLVAGLCGSTTAPAARSAGVDVLGELEIVRG, from the coding sequence ATGCGCCGACTGAAGACGCTTTCCGCCCTGTCCGCAGCACTCGTCCTGCCCGTCGCGGCCACACCGGCCGCGGCGGGCAGTGCCATGTCCGCCGCTGTCGACGGCGACCTCGACGTCGCGTGGCTGGAGGAGTCTCTGGCGGCGCTGGGCGCCGCCGGGCCGCAGGCCGTCGTCGTCGAGGTCCGCGACGGCGAGCAGGTGTGGTCGGCCGCGACCGGCGACCGCGACCCGTTCGCACCCGCGCCGCACGACGACCCGGCCGAGCCCACCGACCTCGTCCGCGTCGGCAGCGTGACCAAGAGCATGATCGTCACCGTGGTGCTGCAGCTGGTCGCCGAAGGCCGCCTGAGTCTCGACGACGCCGTCGCCGACCACCTGCCCGGTGTGCTGCCGTACGACGAGCCGATCACCGTCCGCCAACTGCTCGGCCACACGTCGGGGGTGCCGAACCACTTCCCGCTGCTGTACCCGTCGCTGGCGCAGGGCTCGGCCGAGGACCTGGTCCGCAACCAGCACGCCTACTTCCGGCCGCCGGCGCTGGTCGAGTTCGCGACGCGCGGGCCGCTCGACTTCGCCCCCGGCGCGCACTACTGGTACTCCAACACCGGGTACGCCGTCATCGGCCTGCTGGTCGAGGAGCTCACCGGGCAGCCGATCGAGGACGAGCTGGAGCGGCGCGTGTTCGAGCCGGCCGGGCTGACGGACACGACGTTCCCGCGGCACGGCACCCGCTGGCCGGGCGAGCACCCCGACGGGTTCTTCGCCACCGGCGACCCCGCCGAGCCCTACGTCGAGACGACGCAGATGTCGGCGTCGCAGTTCTGGGCGGCGGGCGCGGTGGTGTCGACGACGGCGGACACCAACCGGTTCTTCCGGGCGATGTTCGACGGCACGCTGCTGCCCGAGGGCCTGCTGGCCGAGGCCCGCACCCTGACCCCGCAGTCCGAGGGGACCTACGGGCTGGGCATCCAGGCGGTGGCGGCGCCGTGCGAGCCGATCGGCGACGGCGGCCTGGCCTTCGGCCACACCGGCGGCACGTTCGGGCACTCGACGTACGCGTTCTCCTCGCCCGACGGCGAGCGCCAGGTCAGCGTCGTGCTCAGCATCGACGACCAGCTGGCCCCGTCCGAGGAGCGGGCACTCGCCCTGAACGAGCTGCTCGTCGCGGGACTCTGCGGATCGACGACGGCGCCGGCTGCCCGTTCCGCCGGGGTGGACGTCCTGGGCGAGCTGGAGATCGTCCGGGGCTGA
- a CDS encoding TIM barrel protein, with protein sequence MPLRSLSLQLYSVRHALDEDVARTIERVAGIGYTQVEASYKLMSAGPETLDALRANGLTAPTMTSPLFDVDLDDVFAKATELGASAVIESYLPEPYWTSLDDIVATADRLNNAAAKAADHGLRVGYHNHWWEIDQSFEDGLTALESLEARLDPRIVFELDAYWVAVGGQDVPAYVAKLAQRVAFLHLKDGPVNRNNIEQQPAGKGTLPWTDILAAAPNLEAGAVEFDEYDGDIFDAIAASHAYLNPQVQA encoded by the coding sequence GTGCCACTCAGGTCCCTGTCCCTCCAGCTGTACAGCGTCCGCCACGCCCTCGACGAGGACGTCGCCCGCACCATCGAGCGGGTCGCGGGCATCGGGTACACGCAGGTGGAGGCGTCCTACAAGCTGATGTCCGCCGGCCCTGAGACGCTGGACGCGCTCCGCGCCAACGGCCTGACGGCGCCGACCATGACGTCGCCGCTGTTCGACGTCGACCTCGACGACGTGTTCGCGAAGGCGACCGAGCTGGGCGCGTCGGCGGTCATCGAGTCGTACCTGCCGGAGCCGTACTGGACCTCGCTGGACGACATCGTCGCGACGGCCGACCGCCTGAACAACGCGGCCGCGAAGGCCGCGGACCACGGGCTGCGTGTCGGCTACCACAACCACTGGTGGGAGATCGACCAGTCGTTCGAGGACGGCCTGACGGCGCTCGAGAGCCTCGAGGCGCGCCTCGACCCGCGCATCGTGTTCGAGCTGGACGCGTACTGGGTGGCCGTCGGCGGGCAGGACGTCCCCGCCTACGTCGCGAAGCTCGCCCAGCGCGTCGCGTTCCTGCACCTCAAGGACGGCCCGGTCAACCGCAACAACATCGAGCAGCAGCCGGCCGGCAAGGGCACGCTGCCCTGGACCGACATCCTCGCCGCCGCGCCGAACCTGGAGGCGGGCGCCGTCGAGTTCGACGAGTACGACGGAGACATCTTCGACGCCATCGCGGCCAGCCACGCCTACCTGAACCCGCAGGTCCAGGCATGA
- a CDS encoding zinc-binding dehydrogenase gives MKALVKYAYEDGALEVRELPEPVAGPGTVLVRVHTVGVCGSDIHMWHDSQSKSSKGVLPVTLGHESAGVIAAIGDGVGGWSVGDRVVCETAASICGVCALCRSGRYNLCPWREGYGLKRDGAMAEYLVAEPRVLHRIPDGVPFERAAMTEPFAVAYNAVVERASVVPGDLVVVQGAGAIGLCALQVAIVRGAGTTVVLGTGIDGKRLAKATEMGADRVVDITREDPLEVVAGLHDGLGADLVVEATGVSAALEQSMQLVRPGGAIAKVGWGPQPLGFTLDPLVKKAVTLYGCYSHTWSTWENVLRLFASGRLHPELALGGTYDIDDWEEAFSAMQRGDHVKSVLRTPFGASSPETGVTA, from the coding sequence ATGAAGGCGCTGGTCAAGTATGCCTACGAGGATGGCGCGCTCGAGGTGCGCGAGCTGCCCGAACCCGTCGCCGGACCGGGCACCGTCCTGGTCCGGGTGCACACCGTCGGCGTGTGCGGCTCCGACATCCACATGTGGCACGACTCGCAGAGCAAGAGCTCGAAGGGCGTGCTGCCCGTGACGCTCGGCCACGAGTCGGCGGGTGTGATCGCGGCCATCGGCGACGGCGTCGGCGGCTGGTCCGTGGGCGACCGCGTCGTCTGCGAGACCGCGGCGTCGATCTGCGGCGTCTGCGCGCTGTGCCGCAGCGGCCGCTACAACCTGTGCCCGTGGCGCGAGGGCTACGGCCTCAAGCGCGACGGCGCCATGGCCGAGTACCTGGTGGCCGAGCCGCGGGTCCTGCACCGCATCCCCGACGGCGTCCCCTTCGAGCGGGCGGCCATGACCGAGCCGTTCGCCGTCGCCTACAACGCCGTCGTCGAGCGCGCGTCCGTCGTCCCCGGCGACCTCGTCGTCGTCCAGGGCGCCGGCGCCATCGGCCTGTGCGCGCTGCAGGTGGCGATCGTGCGCGGCGCCGGCACCACCGTCGTCCTCGGCACCGGCATCGACGGCAAGCGACTGGCCAAGGCCACCGAGATGGGCGCCGACCGCGTCGTCGACATCACCCGGGAGGACCCGCTCGAGGTCGTCGCCGGGCTGCACGACGGTCTGGGCGCCGACCTCGTCGTCGAGGCCACCGGCGTCAGCGCCGCGCTCGAGCAGAGCATGCAGCTGGTCCGGCCGGGCGGGGCCATCGCGAAGGTCGGCTGGGGGCCGCAGCCGCTGGGCTTCACCCTGGATCCGCTGGTGAAGAAGGCCGTCACGCTGTACGGCTGCTACTCGCACACGTGGAGCACCTGGGAGAACGTGCTCCGGCTGTTCGCGTCCGGCCGGCTCCACCCGGAGCTCGCGCTCGGCGGCACCTACGACATCGACGACTGGGAGGAGGCGTTCTCGGCGATGCAGCGTGGGGACCACGTGAAATCGGTGCTCAGGACGCCGTTCGGCGCGTCGTCGCCGGAGACGGGGGTGACGGCCTGA
- a CDS encoding Gfo/Idh/MocA family protein, with translation MTGPIRTAVVGYGLAGSVFHAPLVTADPAYALTHVVTGNAERAAAASARYPSARIVGSVDELLTLADQGEVDLVVVASPTPTHAELALAVVDRGLAAVVDKPLTVHLADAEALIARAESTGAVLTAFQNRRWDGDFLTVRRLVESGALGEVRRFESRFEWLSARPRPPWKSGTSGRDGGGVAYDLGSHLIDQAVQLFGPVADVYGELDAHRPGRVNDDDSFIALTHESGVRSHLAMSSLVAQRGFRFRVLGSESAFTKWGLDGQEGQLGSGLSPLDDAFGVESPSSYGLLGRDGEASSVPTERGQYVRFYREVAAAIAGEGPVPVDPRDALTAIRIIEQLHAAKS, from the coding sequence GTGACTGGCCCGATCCGCACCGCCGTGGTGGGGTACGGCCTGGCCGGCAGCGTGTTCCACGCGCCGCTGGTCACCGCCGACCCGGCCTATGCGCTGACGCACGTCGTGACGGGGAACGCCGAGCGGGCCGCGGCGGCGTCGGCGCGCTACCCGTCGGCCCGCATCGTCGGTAGCGTCGACGAGCTGCTGACCCTCGCCGACCAGGGCGAGGTCGACCTCGTCGTGGTCGCCTCGCCCACGCCGACCCATGCCGAACTGGCGCTCGCCGTCGTGGACCGCGGGCTGGCCGCCGTCGTCGACAAGCCCCTGACGGTGCACCTGGCCGATGCCGAGGCGCTGATCGCGCGGGCGGAATCGACGGGTGCCGTCCTGACGGCGTTCCAGAACCGGCGGTGGGACGGCGACTTCCTGACGGTCCGGCGGCTGGTCGAGTCCGGCGCGCTGGGCGAGGTGCGGCGGTTCGAGTCGCGGTTCGAGTGGCTCAGCGCGCGGCCCCGCCCGCCGTGGAAGTCGGGGACGTCCGGCCGTGACGGTGGCGGGGTCGCCTACGACCTCGGGTCGCACCTCATCGACCAGGCCGTGCAGCTGTTCGGACCGGTGGCCGACGTGTACGGCGAGCTGGACGCGCACCGTCCGGGCCGCGTCAACGACGACGACAGCTTCATCGCGCTGACTCACGAGTCCGGCGTCCGGTCGCACCTGGCGATGAGCAGCCTGGTCGCGCAGCGCGGGTTCCGGTTCCGGGTGCTGGGGTCGGAGTCGGCGTTCACGAAGTGGGGGCTCGACGGCCAGGAGGGGCAGCTCGGGTCGGGGCTGTCGCCGCTGGACGACGCGTTCGGCGTCGAGTCGCCGTCGTCCTACGGCCTGCTGGGTCGCGACGGCGAGGCGTCGTCGGTGCCGACGGAGCGCGGGCAGTACGTGCGGTTCTACCGCGAGGTGGCTGCGGCGATCGCGGGGGAGGGGCCGGTCCCCGTCGACCCCCGAGACGCCCTGACCGCGATCCGCATCATCGAGCAGCTGCACGCGGCGAAGTCCTGA
- a CDS encoding Gfo/Idh/MocA family protein: MGAPIRLGILGLGAVAQVVHLPLIARRPELFTVSAVADFSDEVTDVVGARFGVDEKRRFRTLDELLDAGDLDALMILSRGSHAKAVLAAFERRIPVFCEKPLAFTTGEVDELIAAEPDLGHPALLLAYMKQYDPAVIEAARLLEEVDDVRSIEATVLHPTGASQLAFGHVASPSGPLPDWALEEIASEDRRLWTAAVGDTEDGLWRAYRGSLVSSLAHDLSILRSFGAPPATVDHADIWRQSSRFAVRDVGRDRGSFGQHPPSISATGTLADGGRYTLAWHYLPDFPAYRETVRVVHGRGSVELTFPSPYLMHAPTELTVTTLDGDAERRVVRRSITEAFETQLEAFHAMVRDGVAPRSGLADGRQDIYDCQRIVATYAARAGVALGGEVGKVVAS, encoded by the coding sequence ATGGGCGCGCCGATCCGCCTCGGCATCCTCGGCCTCGGCGCGGTCGCGCAGGTGGTGCACCTGCCCCTGATCGCCCGCCGGCCCGAGTTGTTCACCGTCAGCGCCGTCGCCGACTTCTCCGACGAGGTCACCGACGTCGTCGGCGCCCGGTTCGGGGTCGACGAGAAGCGCCGCTTCCGCACGCTCGACGAGCTGCTCGACGCCGGCGACCTCGACGCGCTGATGATCCTGTCGCGCGGCTCGCACGCGAAGGCCGTCCTGGCGGCGTTCGAGCGGCGCATCCCGGTGTTCTGCGAGAAGCCGCTGGCGTTCACCACCGGCGAGGTCGACGAGCTGATCGCCGCCGAGCCCGACCTCGGCCACCCGGCGCTGCTGCTGGCCTACATGAAGCAGTACGATCCCGCGGTCATCGAGGCAGCCCGGCTGCTCGAAGAGGTCGACGACGTCCGCAGCATCGAGGCGACCGTCCTGCACCCCACGGGGGCGTCGCAGCTGGCGTTCGGGCACGTCGCCAGCCCGTCGGGGCCGCTGCCGGACTGGGCGCTCGAGGAGATCGCGTCCGAGGACCGCCGGCTGTGGACCGCCGCCGTCGGCGACACCGAGGACGGGCTCTGGCGGGCCTACCGCGGCTCGCTGGTGAGCTCGCTGGCGCATGACTTGTCGATCCTGCGCAGCTTCGGCGCGCCGCCGGCCACCGTCGACCACGCCGACATCTGGCGGCAGAGCTCTCGCTTCGCGGTGCGCGACGTCGGCCGCGACCGCGGCTCGTTCGGCCAGCACCCGCCGTCGATCTCCGCGACGGGGACGCTCGCCGACGGCGGCCGGTACACGCTGGCCTGGCACTACCTGCCCGACTTCCCGGCCTACCGCGAGACCGTCCGCGTGGTGCACGGACGGGGGAGCGTCGAGCTGACCTTCCCGTCGCCGTACCTCATGCACGCGCCGACGGAGCTGACGGTGACGACGCTCGACGGCGACGCCGAGCGCCGGGTGGTGCGGCGCAGCATCACCGAGGCGTTCGAGACGCAGCTCGAGGCGTTCCACGCGATGGTCCGCGACGGCGTCGCGCCGCGGTCCGGTCTGGCCGACGGGCGGCAGGACATCTACGACTGCCAGCGGATCGTCGCGACCTACGCGGCTCGGGCCGGCGTGGCGCTCGGCGGCGAGGTCGGCAAGGTGGTCGCGTCGTGA
- a CDS encoding serine hydrolase domain-containing protein, giving the protein MRRLLPITVLSASVLSVSVLSAAALPTASGDAVATGLDVPALERALEAVDAAGAPGTVVEVRDGDEVWSAAAGDRDPLDRRPEPVEPTDRVRIGSVTKSMLVTVVLQLVDEGRLGLDDTVAEHLPGVLPYDTPITVRQLLSHASGVPDYFPDLFPSLFEGSPADAERNRLRYYRPEGLIGMATVRPLDFTPGTSWTYSNTAFYVAGLLVEEITGNSVEDELERRVFEPAGLDDTDIPRYSTSIRGEHPRAYLATGDPDRPLLDTTRISPTLLWAAGAVVSTTADVNAFFRAMYDGTLLPAELVAQAQALTPESGGEYGLGTEALPADCPRIDGGVAYGHTGSTLGFVTSAFSSPDGERQVSVTITVEDLLARNEQLSAAVDELLEAGLCTTTPVRG; this is encoded by the coding sequence ATGCGCCGACTCCTGCCGATCACGGTCCTGTCCGCCTCCGTCCTGTCCGTCTCCGTCCTGTCAGCCGCGGCCCTGCCGACTGCGTCGGGCGACGCCGTCGCCACCGGACTCGACGTGCCGGCGCTGGAACGCGCCCTCGAGGCCGTGGATGCCGCCGGTGCGCCGGGCACCGTCGTCGAGGTCCGCGACGGCGACGAGGTCTGGTCCGCCGCGGCGGGTGATCGTGACCCACTCGACCGGCGCCCGGAGCCGGTCGAGCCGACCGACCGGGTCCGCATCGGCAGCGTCACGAAGAGCATGCTGGTCACCGTTGTGCTCCAGCTCGTCGACGAGGGCCGGCTGGGCCTCGACGACACCGTCGCCGAGCACCTGCCCGGAGTGCTGCCGTACGACACGCCGATCACCGTCCGCCAGCTGCTCAGCCACGCGTCGGGCGTGCCCGACTACTTCCCCGACCTGTTCCCGTCGTTGTTCGAGGGCTCGCCGGCGGACGCCGAGCGGAACCGGCTGCGCTACTACCGGCCCGAGGGCCTGATCGGGATGGCGACGGTGCGCCCGCTCGACTTCACGCCCGGCACGTCCTGGACCTATTCGAACACCGCCTTCTACGTCGCCGGCCTGCTGGTCGAGGAGATCACCGGCAACTCCGTCGAGGACGAGCTGGAGCGGCGGGTGTTCGAGCCGGCCGGTCTCGACGACACCGACATCCCGCGGTACAGCACGTCGATCCGGGGTGAGCACCCGCGCGCGTACCTCGCCACCGGCGACCCGGACCGGCCGCTGCTCGACACCACCCGGATCTCGCCGACGCTGTTGTGGGCGGCCGGCGCGGTGGTGTCGACGACGGCAGACGTGAACGCGTTCTTCCGGGCCATGTACGACGGCACGCTGCTGCCGGCCGAGCTGGTGGCGCAGGCACAGGCGCTGACGCCGGAGTCGGGCGGCGAGTACGGGCTGGGGACCGAGGCGCTGCCGGCCGACTGCCCGCGGATCGACGGCGGCGTCGCCTACGGCCACACCGGCAGCACGCTCGGGTTCGTCACGTCCGCGTTCTCCTCGCCCGACGGCGAGCGGCAGGTCAGCGTCACGATCACCGTCGAGGACCTGCTGGCGCGCAACGAGCAGCTGTCGGCCGCGGTCGACGAGCTGCTCGAGGCCGGGTTGTGCACAACCACGCCTGTCCGGGGCTGA